Within the Catalinimonas niigatensis genome, the region ACAGGTGTCCACTCGGGACCCTCAAAGTGGGCTACTTTAAAACCTACAATATAATCACTGTATTGTTTGGCGACTGAGGCAGCCATTTTAGCATCCATGTCACTTACATTCTGCTCATGCACTCCACCCCGCATACCCTCACCTACAATGTTGAGAAAGGCCAGCACTCTGGTGCGTGAATGATCTATCGTCTGCTTTTTGAAAGTAGGAAAGGTTTTCCATCCTGCTCCACCGGCATCCACCGTAGTAGTGACTCCTGTGCGAAAGGTAAACCCATCCGGTGCGATGGCACTGAAACCATTGCTGTAAGCGTGTTCAGGTTCAGTACCATAGAAATTATGCGAATGCAGGTCAATCAGTCCGGGCATCACATATAGCCCTTTGGCGTTCACCACCTGTCTGGCACCTTTGGCATCAATCTTTTTGGCAATCAGGGCAATGGTGTCTCCGCTGATGGCTACATCCATCACTTCATCAATGCTGTTTTTGGGATCAATGAGATGGCCGTCTTTGATGACAATGTCATAATTCTGTGCCAGCAGGCTAAAAGAATACAGGAGACAAAAAAGTAAGAGAAACAGCTTTTGCATAGGATATAGGTTTAGGTTTTTGATGTACAAATAAATTTAATAGGATATCTGACTTAATTTTGCTTTACAAAGGACTATACTGCTGTTTCCAGCACTTCTTTGATGCGCCTCGCCACAATATCCACATGTTCGGGCTGCAAGGTAACTACAGCGATCCAAAGTTCATCGTCCCCTGCTGAAGTTTCTATGCTGGGCTCGCCTTTCCGCAAGGCCTCCACTACTTCTTCAGGAGTGATTTTTACCTTGCTTTGGTCCCAGTGGATATTGAGTCCGGGAAACACATTGGCGCGTCCTTTCGGGATATGAGTTTCTCCTTTCACGCCATTTACCGTTTCTACCTTGGCGGCAATATGGTCTACCCGGCCTTGCCATTCCTGCCACTCTTTTTCATGATCTTTCTCCAGATAATGCTTCAGGGCTACATACATGCCAAAAATTTCTTCCTTATTTACCTTCATGGATCTTCCAATAGGACTCTCATGAGGTGAAAAGTTGAGTTTGGCAGCTTCAATCAAATCTTTGCGTCCGAACAGCAAGCCAGCGCTTTGAGGGCCTCGGATCATTTTTCCTCCCGAAAAAGTTACCATATCAAAGCCCATCTTCTGGTATTTAAAAAGGTTCTCTACCGGAGGCACATCGGCGGCAGCATCAATGAAAGAAGGAATATTATTACGTTTGGAGATAGCCACAAAATCCTCATGGTTGATACTATCTTCAATACCATACCAATCAACCGCACCATTGAAGAAGAGAGACATGACTGTACGTTCATTGATGGCTTCTTCCATCTCCTTCGGCGTTTCCACTTCTACGAGTTTTACGCCGGCACTGCGTACTGCCTGATCAAATACATAGCGGTGCTTTTTCTGGATGATCACTTCAGGCTGGGGGCCAGGCAGATTAGGAATTTGTCTGATTTTCTCCATATCTACACCCGTAATGGCTGCTGCTGTCCCAATAGTCAGGGCACAGGCTGCGCCGGAAGTGACCATTGCCGCTTCGCATTCCAGCATTTCAGCAATACGTTCGCCGACTTTATCTTCTACCTCATGCATATTGGCAAAGTCCCGGGAAGTCTCATTAATGGCGGCCACTACTTCGGGTTCCATCAGCGAGCCTGACAAAAAAGTCATGGTGCCCCTTGCATTGATCAAAGGGCGTATGCCAAGTTCTTTAAACAGGCTTTGTTTGGCCTGAATTCCAGGTTTTGCGAGCGATTGAAGAGGGATACTACTACCCAGTAGTCCTCCCACTACGGGAAGACTGGCCAAACGCTTGAGAAGATTTCTTCTATTCATCATAATACTTTATATAGATGTAATTTTCAATTTCGTATCCACCACTTTACTTTTTCAGGCTACTGCAAAGATTTTCTGACTGCGCTTACTTCTTCTGCATTTACTTCACTGGCATTATTACCAAAATTCTGACGTACATAGGTCAGTACTTTGGCAACATCTTCATCGCTCAGGAAGCTATGCTGAGGCATCTGGCTATTATAAGGTTTGCCATTGACTTCTATTGGCCCTTCCAGCCCGTTAAGGATCACTTCAATGAGCCTGTTCTTCTCACCCAGCACCCATTCGGTACCTACTAAGGTAGGAAAACGCTGGGAATCTCCCTGTCCGTCTCTCTGATGGCAGGTAGCACAATAGGTGTTGAAAACTTTTCCGCCTTCTACCGCCAGGCCTTTATCCAGATTATCTTCCACCGCATCAGGTGTTCTGATGTGAGATAAGGATTTGCGTGCTTCCATGCTGGCCAACTGAGTCTCTCCAAAAGCACCTTTATCCCCTTTGTACATCACCCGCCAGACTTTTCCCTTTTCTGTTTCTCCAAGATATAATGATCCATCAGGTCCCATAGCGATGCCCATCGGGCGATAGACAGCGTCACTGACATTGACGATAGGGTCTACACCGGCAAAACCATCAGCAAAAATCTCAAAGTCTCCTTTAGGAGCACCATTCTCAAAAGGGATAAAAGCGACGATATAACCTGACTGCGGATAAGGAGCACGGTTAGTAGATCCATGAAAAGCCACAAAAGCCCCTTGCTTATAGCGTTCAGGAAACTGATCTCCGGTATAAAAGAATAAGTCATTGGGTGCCCAGTGTCCGGGAAAGCCCATGATTGGATCATCACAATCGGTGCAGCGTCCTTCTATCTTACCATCCCCACCATATTCGGGGGCCAGCACTTTTTTTCCCTCCATCTGATCATAATAGCAGTAAGGCCAGCCAAAGTCGGCACCTTCAGTAACTTTTAAGAACTCTTCGGAAGGCAGCAAAGCACTTTGCCAGGGGCTGAATTTTTGTGGCCACAGGCGAAGTAAGTCATCTCTGCCGTGCATTACCACATACAAGTTGTTGTCCGCATGGTTCCATTCCATGGCCACTACGCTTCTCATTCCGGTGGCAAATTTTTCTCCATCTTTTTGGGTGAGTCCGGTTTTGGTAGCATCAAAACGCCATACGCCTCCGTGATCTTCCAGTTGCGGACAAGGGTCTAATCCGGGAGCTCCCGGAGTTCTCTTCGGCTCCTGACAGGCATTGGAAGGGGCGCCAAAAGGAATATACATATACCCCTGATCGTCAAAGGCAATGGGCTTGGTGATGTGCTCATGCATGCCGTGCTCATGATCATCGGTGAAGACTACTTCCAATTCACTCTCCGGTACCAGTTGCTCCGTGTTCAGGGCATAGCGGTAAACAACCAACTCAGTACTGAAATAAAGATAGCCATTGTGTATTCTCATGGAGGTGCCATAGCCTCTTTCTTTGTGGGTTTCGCCAAAGGCTGTAATCACATCGGCCTTTCCATCTCCGGTAGTATCGCGGAGTGCAGTAATGGAGTTAGTTCCGTCGGAGAACCTGTTTTTGACATAAATATCTCCATTGTCGCGCACGGCAATGTGGCGGGCACGTCCGGGAAGGCTATCTACCACCACCACCGCTTCAAAATCATCGGGCAGGAAAAGCCCTCCGTTATCAGGATCTGCGGACGGCAAACTACCAGATTGCTGACATTGTGTAAAACCAACAAGAACTAGGAGAAACATGAGCATCTCCAGGCGAACAATATAAGTTAGGAATAACATATGGTATTTGAAGCTAAAACTTTAGAACATGACAATATAAGCCAAAATGTGGCGATTGAAGGTAAAAACACAAAAACATTAGTAAAGTAGGAGTGCTCATGAAAGGATTAAAACATTTCTATATACAACTCAATTACTTACATACTAAATCAGAATCAAGCTTAGCATGCTCAATATACTAAGAAATATAATATAATTATTCCTTTGCCCATAGACATAAAAAGGTAGAGAAATTGAGGAGAAGGGTAAAATATGGTGTATGTTTAGCATGATAAAATATTGTATTTTATTGCGTGGATATAAAAGACTAATGTATTGCAAACATAAGTATTGGAAAAATATGAGGCAATATAATTTGTAAAGTGATAAAGATAATTTCAGCTTATCTAACCTATAGCCTATGAGAAGTTGGATTTCTCCGTTAAAGAGTGCGCTATATATCTTTTCTGATACTTATACTTTTTTTGCAAATAATAAGCAAAAATAGATATGTTCTCATGATCTTTATGTAAATGAAAAAATAAAAATGATAAAATATATTTAGGCATTAATGGAGCCTTTGCAAATATTATTTCTCCATA harbors:
- a CDS encoding aminotransferase class V-fold PLP-dependent enzyme, translated to MMNRRNLLKRLASLPVVGGLLGSSIPLQSLAKPGIQAKQSLFKELGIRPLINARGTMTFLSGSLMEPEVVAAINETSRDFANMHEVEDKVGERIAEMLECEAAMVTSGAACALTIGTAAAITGVDMEKIRQIPNLPGPQPEVIIQKKHRYVFDQAVRSAGVKLVEVETPKEMEEAINERTVMSLFFNGAVDWYGIEDSINHEDFVAISKRNNIPSFIDAAADVPPVENLFKYQKMGFDMVTFSGGKMIRGPQSAGLLFGRKDLIEAAKLNFSPHESPIGRSMKVNKEEIFGMYVALKHYLEKDHEKEWQEWQGRVDHIAAKVETVNGVKGETHIPKGRANVFPGLNIHWDQSKVKITPEEVVEALRKGEPSIETSAGDDELWIAVVTLQPEHVDIVARRIKEVLETAV
- a CDS encoding c-type cytochrome translates to MLFLTYIVRLEMLMFLLVLVGFTQCQQSGSLPSADPDNGGLFLPDDFEAVVVVDSLPGRARHIAVRDNGDIYVKNRFSDGTNSITALRDTTGDGKADVITAFGETHKERGYGTSMRIHNGYLYFSTELVVYRYALNTEQLVPESELEVVFTDDHEHGMHEHITKPIAFDDQGYMYIPFGAPSNACQEPKRTPGAPGLDPCPQLEDHGGVWRFDATKTGLTQKDGEKFATGMRSVVAMEWNHADNNLYVVMHGRDDLLRLWPQKFSPWQSALLPSEEFLKVTEGADFGWPYCYYDQMEGKKVLAPEYGGDGKIEGRCTDCDDPIMGFPGHWAPNDLFFYTGDQFPERYKQGAFVAFHGSTNRAPYPQSGYIVAFIPFENGAPKGDFEIFADGFAGVDPIVNVSDAVYRPMGIAMGPDGSLYLGETEKGKVWRVMYKGDKGAFGETQLASMEARKSLSHIRTPDAVEDNLDKGLAVEGGKVFNTYCATCHQRDGQGDSQRFPTLVGTEWVLGEKNRLIEVILNGLEGPIEVNGKPYNSQMPQHSFLSDEDVAKVLTYVRQNFGNNASEVNAEEVSAVRKSLQ